In Thermobaculum terrenum ATCC BAA-798, one genomic interval encodes:
- a CDS encoding glycoside hydrolase family 2 TIM barrel-domain containing protein, with the protein MDTSHKLSRRDFLKASAGAAGTLMALSLAQARAMRAVQQREPMRTEVRDIDGTPVVFQYGQPVPSFDTWREREPCREYIDLNGLWKFRFDPADDGLSKGWHTPGHDDSGWHRVQVPLPWDLYDTPNFGSYDGSRYGTGTAFYDGYAWYRKQVHVPANWSNKIVRLFFLGANYRTWVYINGQLVGVHEGGHTPFALDITTHILKGENTIAVRVYRRPWWSSYDPSVPNPTPITDDRELPYKPVDYWPYAGLIRDVYIEATSQINIVKLLTATSASTLDLRVIVQNNSHKHLTRTLSVDPGEGTGAAPQSRVIQLSPNQVTAVQFTFELPSATPWDTAHPILYRLVATLYPGRGDRGVENRRPPEDSLSVRYGVRSVEVRNGRLLLNGRPIFLKGVNWHEETAERGRSLTLEEYDRELGLVLDTHANFIRNCVYNRHPYVYEFADTHGLLVLDDIDNMWLDTAQEDLQTQSYGLSRALALMMAWNQANHPSVIMWCLQNESQIWADTQVYREWIRDMKEAVQSIDLQHRPVTWASSSSWDPAFDLADVIGFNEYFGYFYGQDSDLGPVLDAVHASYPDKPILITENGTWSIYGDHGSAEQPGTEEWHAAKFLAHWQQVMDPSRLGFIAGYTFWLLKDYKELMTYNRNLNGISTMGLVTFDTEAHRLVYNEFKGAANPLP; encoded by the coding sequence ATGGATACATCACACAAACTGTCAAGGCGGGATTTCCTAAAGGCCAGTGCTGGCGCTGCCGGTACCTTAATGGCGCTGTCTTTAGCCCAAGCTCGTGCGATGAGGGCTGTACAGCAGCGCGAACCTATGCGTACGGAAGTTCGAGATATAGACGGCACACCGGTCGTGTTTCAGTATGGTCAGCCAGTACCGTCGTTTGACACTTGGAGGGAGAGGGAGCCGTGTCGAGAGTACATCGACCTCAACGGCCTATGGAAGTTTCGGTTCGATCCAGCAGATGATGGGCTGTCGAAGGGTTGGCATACTCCAGGCCACGATGACTCGGGTTGGCATAGAGTGCAGGTACCGCTACCCTGGGATCTGTATGATACTCCCAACTTCGGGTCATATGATGGTAGCAGATACGGCACTGGCACAGCCTTCTACGATGGCTATGCCTGGTATAGGAAGCAAGTCCATGTTCCAGCTAATTGGAGTAACAAGATCGTCCGGCTGTTCTTTTTGGGCGCTAACTATAGGACTTGGGTATACATCAACGGCCAGTTGGTGGGTGTGCACGAGGGAGGACACACACCATTTGCCCTAGACATTACTACCCACATCCTCAAGGGGGAAAACACTATCGCCGTTAGGGTATATAGGAGGCCGTGGTGGAGCTCCTACGATCCCTCAGTGCCTAATCCAACACCCATTACTGACGATCGAGAGTTACCCTACAAACCTGTTGACTACTGGCCGTATGCGGGGCTAATCAGAGATGTCTACATAGAAGCTACGTCGCAGATCAACATAGTGAAACTACTCACTGCCACGAGCGCAAGCACGCTAGATCTCAGGGTCATAGTACAGAACAACAGCCATAAGCACCTCACTAGAACGTTATCTGTAGACCCCGGCGAGGGGACTGGAGCAGCGCCCCAGTCGAGAGTTATACAGCTGTCGCCTAATCAGGTGACGGCCGTCCAGTTCACATTCGAGCTACCAAGCGCTACGCCGTGGGATACGGCCCACCCTATACTCTATCGATTGGTGGCCACGCTCTATCCTGGGAGAGGGGATAGAGGGGTGGAGAATCGACGTCCTCCTGAGGATAGTCTGTCCGTGCGTTATGGCGTGCGAAGCGTGGAGGTGCGCAATGGCAGGTTGCTGCTCAACGGTAGACCAATATTCCTGAAAGGGGTTAACTGGCATGAAGAGACGGCAGAGCGTGGGCGATCGCTAACGCTCGAGGAGTACGACAGAGAGCTAGGATTAGTCTTGGATACGCATGCTAACTTTATAAGAAACTGTGTCTACAACCGCCACCCTTATGTGTACGAGTTCGCCGATACACATGGTCTGCTTGTGCTCGATGATATAGACAACATGTGGCTCGACACAGCACAGGAGGACCTGCAGACCCAGAGTTATGGATTATCTCGGGCCTTAGCACTGATGATGGCCTGGAACCAGGCAAACCATCCATCAGTGATCATGTGGTGTCTGCAGAACGAATCACAGATCTGGGCGGACACTCAGGTCTACAGAGAGTGGATCAGGGACATGAAGGAGGCGGTGCAGAGCATCGACTTGCAGCACAGACCCGTGACTTGGGCCTCTTCCAGCAGCTGGGATCCAGCGTTCGATCTTGCGGACGTCATAGGATTCAATGAGTACTTCGGGTACTTCTATGGTCAGGATTCCGATCTTGGGCCAGTCCTTGACGCCGTACATGCCTCGTATCCCGACAAGCCCATTCTCATTACAGAGAACGGTACCTGGTCCATCTACGGTGATCACGGATCCGCGGAACAACCAGGCACAGAGGAATGGCATGCTGCCAAGTTCCTAGCACATTGGCAGCAGGTGATGGATCCAAGCAGGCTAGGCTTCATAGCTGGATATACGTTCTGGTTGCTTAAGGACTACAAGGAGCTTATGACCTATAATCGCAACCTGAACGGCATCTCGACCATGGGTTTGGTCACGTTCGATACGGAAGCCCACAGGTTGGTCTACAACGAGTTCAAGGGAGCTGCCAATCCGCTGCCATAA
- a CDS encoding glycoside hydrolase family 36 protein, with the protein MLRGGAYDDALPPKGYALQTLDRLSYSLSRPRVYASAGDGRSTGEFVPWFCLQGGGGGVMGALLWSGHWRMEARYTPAGARMALGLSNFEHLLAPGGALQLPRALLLGFSGDLDEAANALRVWELRYLAPPIPENWPWVQYNHWYAYEGDIDEARLLAEAEIAARVGCEVFVIDDGWFAGRRPDSYVSWWGQWREDRSRFPSGLWGFGERIRQLGMRFGLWVEPERVDMQGEVATEHPEWLAARDGVPITRRWGDEIAGHLCLGNPDVQDWMASEVVRVVHEYGVQWLKWDYNMGYAAGCNREDHGHQAGDGHYAHTMGLYRVLATVRESCPGLIIENCASGGHRADLGMLTHSHIQWLSDYTHRAASCRRHVQGAGYYLPLQWLNAWVLEGADAYEFRSRMGGALGISARLGSWSQQQLELLARGIAEYKAVIRPLLSGHRSLLSSPWHEGWDVWQLCHPRSGEFTILAFRDPSAISSVRVAPRSISPEEDYILMNLDTGESFQMHGKGLLEISVARHASVLLIGKLVS; encoded by the coding sequence GTGCTCAGAGGAGGGGCCTACGACGACGCGCTACCGCCCAAGGGATACGCCCTGCAGACCCTGGACAGGCTGAGCTATAGCCTATCCAGGCCGAGGGTCTACGCCTCCGCAGGGGACGGCAGGTCCACTGGAGAGTTCGTCCCCTGGTTCTGCCTACAAGGAGGCGGCGGTGGGGTCATGGGGGCGCTGCTCTGGTCCGGCCACTGGCGGATGGAAGCTAGGTACACCCCAGCGGGTGCGAGGATGGCGCTGGGACTATCTAACTTCGAACACCTGCTGGCCCCCGGAGGCGCTCTGCAGCTGCCGAGGGCCCTCTTGCTGGGGTTCTCGGGGGACCTGGACGAGGCAGCTAACGCCCTGCGCGTATGGGAGCTAAGGTATCTCGCGCCTCCCATCCCAGAGAACTGGCCCTGGGTACAGTACAACCACTGGTACGCCTACGAAGGGGATATAGACGAGGCTAGGCTGCTGGCCGAGGCGGAGATAGCTGCGCGGGTGGGATGCGAGGTCTTCGTCATAGACGATGGCTGGTTCGCTGGCAGGAGGCCCGATTCCTACGTCTCATGGTGGGGGCAGTGGCGGGAGGACCGCAGCCGCTTTCCCTCGGGCTTGTGGGGCTTCGGCGAGCGCATCAGGCAGCTGGGAATGCGCTTTGGGCTGTGGGTGGAGCCCGAGCGGGTGGACATGCAGGGGGAGGTAGCCACGGAGCATCCCGAGTGGCTGGCGGCAAGAGACGGGGTGCCCATCACCCGTAGATGGGGGGATGAGATCGCGGGGCACCTCTGCCTGGGCAACCCTGATGTCCAGGATTGGATGGCGAGCGAGGTGGTCAGGGTGGTGCACGAGTACGGTGTGCAGTGGCTCAAGTGGGACTACAACATGGGGTACGCCGCCGGATGCAACAGGGAGGACCACGGCCATCAGGCGGGCGATGGGCACTACGCTCACACGATGGGGCTGTACCGAGTGCTGGCCACGGTGCGGGAATCCTGCCCCGGGCTCATCATCGAGAACTGCGCCAGTGGCGGCCACAGGGCAGACCTGGGCATGCTCACTCACTCACACATCCAATGGCTGTCCGACTACACTCACCGGGCTGCGTCTTGTCGGCGGCATGTGCAGGGGGCGGGTTACTACTTGCCGCTGCAGTGGCTCAACGCTTGGGTGCTCGAGGGCGCAGATGCCTACGAGTTCCGCAGCAGGATGGGCGGTGCCTTGGGGATCTCCGCCCGCCTCGGCAGCTGGAGCCAGCAACAGCTGGAGCTGCTCGCCCGAGGGATAGCCGAGTACAAAGCCGTGATAAGGCCGCTGCTCTCCGGGCACAGGTCCCTCCTGAGCTCTCCCTGGCATGAAGGCTGGGACGTGTGGCAGCTCTGCCACCCACGCTCGGGAGAGTTCACCATCCTGGCCTTCCGAGACCCATCGGCCATAAGTAGCGTTAGGGTCGCTCCTAGGAGCATCTCTCCTGAGGAGGACTACATCCTAATGAATCTGGACACCGGAGAATCCTTCCAGATGCACGGTAAGGGGCTGCTGGAGATCTCTGTGGCTAGACATGCTAGCGTGCTCCTAATAGGTAAGCTGGTATCGTGA
- a CDS encoding extracellular solute-binding protein — protein sequence MAGTYSRRSFLKQMGTLGATIALGGALSSCGSSGGSANTPSTGGSATPIASSPPSGGSASGTVNFFARGDEAIFKVFHRLRDEFQKREPNIQVQIEEVPGDFYQKFQLKLASGTPPDCLFECDCTITSSIRAGALEPLDSFIANDARFDKSDYLPIAWYTSEYEGKTYGLPYDGGSMAMFYNKDLFKQAGIPPLSPEEPITWDQLLEYGRKLTLDRNGKHPGEAGFDPRRIKQYAFDPQASWVPWLWVWGNGGEVITKDGKVPLDEPAAAEGLQFVADLGTKHYISPSPQFQQQGQISFLFEWDVAPFPKGKVRVSTGWYSPLSMTAAARNKEAAWKWISFCCSEEGQRIVAELGQSVPPLKKLANSQVFLNPKVPPEHKQVFLDQLDQSILRTPGDKMGKYFGGYVVEFRDIFNPAWDAVLRGDKQAADAMKEVRPKLENLLKTGKVS from the coding sequence ATGGCAGGTACTTACAGCAGACGCAGTTTTCTGAAGCAGATGGGGACGCTGGGCGCGACCATCGCGCTGGGGGGAGCCCTGAGCTCCTGTGGCAGCTCGGGTGGTTCGGCCAACACCCCCAGCACGGGCGGCAGCGCCACCCCCATAGCCTCCAGCCCGCCGAGCGGTGGCTCGGCCAGCGGCACAGTGAACTTCTTTGCGAGGGGAGACGAGGCCATCTTCAAGGTCTTCCACAGGCTGCGTGACGAGTTCCAGAAGAGGGAGCCCAACATCCAGGTCCAGATAGAGGAGGTGCCAGGAGACTTCTATCAGAAGTTCCAGCTCAAGCTCGCCAGCGGCACCCCGCCCGACTGCCTGTTCGAGTGCGACTGTACGATAACTTCCTCGATCAGGGCAGGAGCCCTGGAGCCCCTGGACAGCTTCATAGCCAACGACGCCAGGTTCGACAAGAGCGACTACCTGCCCATAGCCTGGTACACCTCAGAGTACGAGGGCAAGACTTATGGCCTGCCCTACGACGGAGGCTCCATGGCGATGTTCTACAACAAGGATCTGTTCAAGCAGGCGGGCATACCACCCCTCAGCCCGGAGGAGCCCATAACCTGGGACCAGCTGTTGGAGTACGGCCGGAAGCTCACGCTCGACCGCAACGGCAAGCACCCAGGCGAGGCCGGCTTCGACCCTCGGCGCATCAAGCAGTACGCCTTCGACCCCCAGGCATCCTGGGTTCCCTGGCTGTGGGTCTGGGGCAACGGAGGCGAGGTAATTACCAAAGACGGCAAGGTACCCCTGGATGAACCCGCGGCCGCGGAGGGCCTACAGTTCGTGGCCGATCTGGGCACCAAGCACTACATCTCCCCAAGCCCTCAGTTCCAACAACAGGGGCAGATCTCCTTCCTCTTCGAGTGGGACGTGGCCCCCTTCCCCAAGGGCAAGGTCAGGGTGTCCACGGGATGGTACTCTCCCCTGTCGATGACCGCCGCGGCAAGGAACAAGGAAGCTGCCTGGAAGTGGATCTCCTTCTGCTGCTCGGAGGAAGGACAGAGGATAGTTGCCGAGCTGGGGCAGAGCGTCCCACCCTTGAAGAAGCTTGCCAACAGCCAGGTGTTCCTCAACCCCAAGGTACCACCAGAGCACAAACAGGTGTTCCTTGATCAGCTGGATCAGAGCATCCTGAGGACGCCGGGAGACAAAATGGGCAAGTACTTCGGAGGCTACGTCGTGGAGTTCCGGGACATATTCAACCCAGCGTGGGATGCGGTGCTCAGGGGCGACAAGCAGGCAGCAGATGCCATGAAGGAGGTGAGACCCAAGCTGGAGAACCTCCTGAAGACCGGGAAGGTCTCCTGA